A single Osmerus mordax isolate fOsmMor3 chromosome 9, fOsmMor3.pri, whole genome shotgun sequence DNA region contains:
- the atg9a gene encoding autophagy-related protein 9A yields MAHFDTEYQRLEASYSDSPPGEENLLVHVPEGAKSQWHHIENLDLFFQRVYNLHQKNGFTCMLLGEIFELVQLLFVVGFTVFLANCVDYDILFANKFVNHTDSSKVTLPDAFLPVDVCSACIRDNALVMFVLVISGVFWLHRLVKFIYNVCCYWEIRSFYTSALKMTMAELPYVTWQEVQARIVEIQKEHQICIHKKELSELDIYHRILRFKNYMVAMVNKSLLPVRFCPPLLGDCVFYTRGLKYNFELIFFWGPGSLFENEWSLKPEYKRGGNRLELADRLASRILWIGITNLLLCPVILVWQILYAFFSYTEVIKREPGSLGARCWSLYGRCYLRHFNELDHELMSRLSKGYKPSSKYMNCFLSPLLTVVAKNVAFFAGSLLAVLIALTIYDEDVLAVEHVLSSITLLGVCITVCRSFIPDKHLVFCPEQLLRVILAHIHYMPDHWQGNAHRYETRDQFSQLFQYKAAFILEELISPLVTPFILIFSLRRKSLEIIDFFRNFTVEVVGVGDTCSFAQMDIRQHGHPAWMSAGQTEASIYQQAEDGKTELSLMHFAITNPQWQPPQETTHFISQLKERVQREATAASDTHALASLSESEPRSLVANLLAGPPTLASLHLGRDGAVGMSDGASALRSLSPISSSIHLRGSFSSAHRPAGHASTTSRPMTGSGTDARTVSSSSSAWEGQLTSLVLSEYASTEMSIHALYMHEIHKQQSRGELSRHTWHREDSDDSSDPDEGTAGGANPRAFPRSHTFPSSAPSPSRIPGPNSAPGSAHGSTDPVQEGSVQSGGQRNYGGTTESVGTVGRVVRSARGVPMGGWAEEGQAARFHGPVPEEGSEDDMPPQIHKVV; encoded by the exons ATGGCACACTTTGACACAGAATATCAGCGCTTGGAGGCTTCCTACAGCGATTCTCCACCAGGAGAGGAAAACCTGCTGGTGCATGTACCCGAGGGAGCCAAGT CCCAATGGCACCACATAGAGAACCTGGACCTTTTCTTTCAGAGG GTCTATAATCTGCACCAGAAGAATGGCTTCACCTGCATGCTTCTGGGAGAGATTTTCGAGCTGGT CCAGCTGCTGTTCGTCGTGGGGTTCACTGTCTTCCTGGCTAACTGCGTGGACTACGATATCCTATTCGCTAACAAGTTCGTCAACCACACAGACTCTTCTAAAGTCACCCTGCCTGACGCCTTCCTACCGGTTGATGTCTGCAGTGCCTG TATCCGTGACAACGCTCTGGTGATGTTCGTGCTGGTGATTTCCGGCGTGTTCTGGCTGCATCGCCTCGTCAAGTTCATCTACAACGTGTGCTGTTACTGGGAGATCCGCTCCTTCTACACCAGCGCTCTCAAGATGACCATG GCGGAGCTGCCCTACGTCACCTGGCAGGAGGTGCAGGCCCGCATCGTGGAGATCCAGAAGGAACACCAGATCTGCATTcacaagaaggagctgagtgaaCTGGACATCTACCACCGCATCCTCCGCTTCAAAAACtacatg GTTGCCATGGTGAATAagtccctcctccctgtgcGTTTCTGCCCTCCCCTGCTGGGGGACTGTGTGTTCTACACCCGCGGCCTCAAGTACAACTTTGAGCTCATCTTCTTCTGGgggccag GGTCTCTGTTTGAGAATGAGTGGAGTCTGAAGCCAGAGTATAAGAGAGGGGGGAACCGGTTAgagctggcagacagactggcatcCCGCATACTGTGGATTGGCATCACCAACCTGCTGTTGTGCCCAGTCATACTGGTGTGGCAGATCCTGTATGCCTTCTTCAGTTATACAGAg GTGATCAAGCGTGAGCCTGGCTCCCTGGGGGCCCGGTGCTGGTCCCTGTACGGCCGCTGTTACCTGCGCCACTTCAACGAGCTGGACCACGAGCTCATGTCAAGGCTCAGTAAGGGCTACAAG CCCTCCTCTAAGTACATgaactgcttcctgtctccacTGCTGACGGTGGTGGCCAAGAACGTGGCGTTCTTCGCCGGTTCCCTCCTGGCGGTCCTCATCGCCCTCACCATCTACGACGAGGACGTCCTCGCTGTGGAACACGTGCTGTCGTCCATCACGCTGCTCGGAGTGTGTATCAcagtctgcag GTCCTTCATCCCTGACAAGCACCTGGTGTTCTGTCCTGAGCAGCTTCTGAGGGTGATCCTGGCTCACATCCACTACATGCCGGACCACTGGCAGGGCAACGCCCACCGCTACGAGACCCGCGACCAGTTCTCCCAGCTCTTCCAGTACAAGGCG gcgtTCATCCTGGAGGAGCTGATCAGCCCCCTGGTCACCCCCTTCATCCTCATCTTCTCCCTGAGAAGGAAGTCCCTGGAGATCATCGACTTCTTCAGGAACTTCAccgtggaggtggtgggggtgggggacacCTGCTCCTTCGCCCAGATGGACATCAGGCAGCACGGCCACCCAGCG TGGATGTCAGCGGGCCAGACCGAGGCGTCCATCTACCAGCAAGCGGAGGACGGGAAGACGGAGCTCTCCCTGATGCACTTTGCCATCACCAACCCCCAGTGGCAGCCCCCCCAGGAGACCAcccacttcatcagccagctgaAGGAGAGGGTGCAGAGGGAGGCCACCGCCGCCTCGGACACGCACGCCCTCGCCTCGCTGTCCGAGTCCGAG CCGAGGAGTCTGGTGGCCAACCTCTTGGCGGGCCCCCCCACGCTGGCCTCTCTTCATTTGGGGCGGGACGGGGCGGTCGGCATGAGCGACGGGGCGTCGGCCTtgcgctccctctctccaataAGCAGCAGCATTCACTTGAGGGGCAGCTTCAGCTCAGCTCACAGGCCGGCCGGACACGCCTCTACGACGAGCCGGCCAATGACAGGATCCGG gacGGACGCTCGGACTGTCAGCTCCAGCAGCAGTGCGTGGGAAGGTCAGCTGACCAGTCTGGTCCTATCAGAGTACGCCTCCACCGAGATGAGCATCCACGCCCTCTATATGCACGAG atccaCAAGCAGCAGTCTCGGGGCGAGCTGTCTCGTCACACCTGGCACAGAGAGGACAGCGATGACAGCAGTGACCCTGATGAGGGGACAGCGGGGGGGGCCAACCCTAGAGCCTTCCCCCGCTcacacaccttcccctcctcgGCCCCCAGTCCCAGCCGGATCCCCGGGCCCAACTCGGCGCCGGGCTCAGCCCACGGCAGCACGGACCCCGTCCAGGAGGGGTCCGTGCAGAGCGGCGGACAGCGGAACTACGGAGGAACAACGG AGTCTGTGGGCACGGTGGGCAGGGTGGTGAGGTCAGCACGGGGGGTGCCCATGGGAGGGTgggcagaggaggggcaggCTGCCCGGTTTCACGGCCCGGTACCTGAGGAGGGCTCGGAAGACGACATGCCCCCGCAAATACACAAG GTGGTCTAA